ATGTATGTACTGAAGGATCATGTACTGCCTCataaaaacaggagttgactttCTTCAATCCTAAAGTTTGACGTGTTGAGCGATCTCAGATGAACATTATGTTGAGCAGAGCCACAGTCAGTGTGGTAACCTGGAGAGTGAGCGTAGTTAGGAGAGCATGTAGCTGTGTGGTAAAACGTTACCTAGATAACGTTAAGGATAGGAGGTGCTCTTGGAAGTAGACAGGGACCGCCCTGCTCTTGTGGAAACTGGAACTTTGTTCCACCAAGTCATTATTTAGACACAGTGTAGTCAAACTTACTGaatcatcatccctccaccaccgtgcttgactgGTGGCGTGAAGTGTACCGCTATGCTGTTTAGATTTCTTTAAACAGACCCACCCTGGGGCCTCTGTCCAAACCGGTGTGAACACCGCTAACGTAAGCCACGAGGATGTGTTCTGGTTAGGGACACGTCTCCCTCCTGGCAAGGCCTCTACATACGTCTTCTCTGTTCAGTCTTTTCTAATGTGAGTGTCACGAATGCTCAATGTACCATGCTGACTGAGGCTCGCCGAGTCGGAGATATAGAAATAGTTATTTCCCAATTATTACTTGGGATTAACTCTTGGCAAGACTGTCTTGAATGTTTAGTAAATAATGATGGACTCCTTCAGAGGCTGACTGTCAACAATAACAATTGCTTCTCTAAACCAATAGCTGATGTCTGTCCTTCTTGGCATTGTATTCACCCACATTTGATTGATTCACATCAGCAAATTGCCAAAATGTCTGATGAAGGTCAGTGGCTGTAACTCTTGATTCCTCTGGAAGCAGGAAGGCTTGTTTTTTAATGATACAGTGTAATATGTTATGTGTTGCTTTGGTCATCTCAGACTGTATGCACCTCATTTTCCAGACCAGCGAAGGatctgatgattttttttttatttaatcgtATTGAAATACATCTTAGAACTGAAAGGGGGTACATATTTTGACAAGCATGATCCGATGTTCAAGTGGATTTGCTTTCCAGCCTTAAAAGCCTCACTTCCGATCGGCCAGTCTCTGGAGAAGAGCAATGATTGTGTCCTGTTTGGAGGAGAGCAGCTCCATAGCCGTGGCTATCCTTCCGAGGGACTCGGACATCCGCACCTCCCTCCTCTCGCGCCTCTTCTCTCTGGCTTCAACCCTGCGCCGGGCCACTCGATCCAGGTAGGCCTGCTCCTCCTGCCGCTTCAGGATCTCCTCAAACAGAGGAAAGCTGCTTTGCTCTTTGCTCCCTTTCTGGTTCTGCCCTTCGGCCCCTGGCATGGTTGCCGCAGGTAACGAGGTGGCAATAGTAGAAGGGAGGCAGGAGGAAGTCGGCTGGAACGAAGACAGCCCGAGGACATTCTGACTGTGGCTGAGGGGTGCTGTGCTAAGCCGAAAAGGTATGACGCCTGATGTAAAGGACGACCCTTTACGGCTCGGGCAGCCTGACGAACTGAGGTCGGTGCTGCTCGCCGAGCCAAGAGAAGGAGAAGTAGAAGCTGTTTCTGTAAAACAAGGTGAGGAAATATAAGTCGGAGTTGGAACGATGGAGGCTGACTGAATGCTGGTGTCGCCATTGAGGAGGATGAGAGGCTTGAGCTCTGGAGCGTTTATGGGGCTGATGGTGGCTGCGCTCAGCGAGGAACTGGCAGCACAGCTGCTGATCTGGCCGGCGGCCATCCCCACAGACTCCAGACCGCCTGCTGAGGCAAAGTCACCACTGGGACGAATGATGGTGGCCGGTTGTGGAAGCGGCTTCGCAGCGATCTTTGCCATCGGACCAGACAGCGGAGAAAATGTGCTGCCACCTTTATGTCTTTTGTTATTGATGATCTGTGTGCCGATAGTGTCCGAGAGAGTGGCCTCCATCAGCTggagtaaaaagaaagaaagatggagagAACATAAGGAAAAGTACTCAGTTTATGAACTCTTACTGTTTCATTCGATTAACTCTTACACTGTCACCACCAGGGAAGTGTCCACATACgaaataagaaataaacatTGGTATAATCTGGCACAGAAAAGGGTTTCAATCTCCGTAACAAGATTTCAAATTCAAGAGAACTGTACAGGAAGTGACTTTTTATGTTCCCCATTAGGTAAAATTCATAAAACCACACATTCACGCATAAATAGGAACACAGCTTTTATAGCAAACGCAGTCATGTTCAGGTTGGTTAGGGTCCGAGGATGAAGCCTAACTAAGCATCAGGCAGCAGCTGGCCTAACCCGCGGCCGAAGGCTGCCACCGGGACCAACCTGAGAACGACCTCTGGCTCGTTGGCCAGAAGAACCGGCAAGGAACCGGCGACCGAGACGACACTGGAGGAAAAATCTTTATCTAATCTTAAAGAACTAATGCattgaaaaaaacagtaatgtataAAGCAGTCACACACTGGAACCATCTCCCCCCATGTTTAGTTGCAATAATCAAGGTGTCAAAttttaaaaggagactgaagcaggctgtggttcagaaggaagttatgatcggtcctaggtatatattgtgattattttgcaaattgtaagtatattataaatttaatAGTAAATACATTCTAAATTACTGTaggctatgagtgtatatatagtatagtagtatgagtatattataaattataaagtcgttgcaaactattttgttcataagtggatacagatctggtgatagtagcaaatattgttacttaagatgtggatgTTTTTGGTTGGATatttagatttttgtttttatttagatttattATTTTAGGAATTCTGGTGAatgttttcaccctttttgagttgtgATTGTTGTATTCttttgtatgtctttgtgtggaccccaggaagagtagTCTTCACaatggtgaagactaatggggatccttattaaataaacaaataaacaaagttaacagaGACCAGAAGAGActgaaattattattaaatacgtattatttaaaaaatgtgccaataatcttttatttgactttgataaaaaagaaaaaacgcaaTCAATTATGCATCAATAGTAAAATTAAAGATGACCAGTCTTTGGTTCAACGAGTTGCATATTTTTATCTGGGAATTAAGTTCAGTCATTATTTTTTAACatcctgacttttttttaatattttttttaaattttggtgCACACTTTCTGAAACACTGAATACAAATATAACCCCATTCCAATGACAAATAACTAATTAAACTAGTATCCAGGGTCACGTGTTCAACAACGCAGCGCTGCCTGCAGACGCACCTGCCTGTTAATCAGCTCGCTGTTGTTGATGGTTGATGGTGTCGCTGCCacatctgaccacatgggggcagcatataCTAAATCCACGCGTGAACTCCTGGCTTAACGAAGAACACAACCCGCTCGCACCCATCAGCACAGTATTCTCACTGGctcctgtttttttatttgtattttatttttcccttagtaatcccacaatggggGAATTTTATtatctgcatttaacccatttctagtcaaactaggagcagtgggctgccatgctttttctttttccacagtGAAAATTCTAACAAATGTTTGCACACTATGCATCATCTGGTAGGAATTATTATGTATTAGCAGTGAATTCTATGGTCATTGTCCTGTTTTAGCAGCTGCAACTCGTGAAATATACGTCATTTGTTATGTCTGAGCTACATAGGGAaagtaaacaaaaggaaaccaagcgccaaccatctaATTTCTAGATTGAGGCTCATGTGGAACTgagttttgttgcagttcctaaactggccactagaggctggctgtAAAAGCGAGCCGGTCTCCATTAACTCccgtgttaaaatgtccaactttagagcaaaagttgacatatttacagcctggttccaaaaacagttttggcttcaatcatttgatttcacacccatgacaactctgagaggagtgaagttttttgtaccacaccaggagagtttaaacaaagcaatatattatttctaatatgactgatcggcagtcggctcagccaatggctagctgttaccacttcctcatccgtaatcGTCATGCTATCGCGCTTAGTGAAACATTCAGCTGATTGTATTAATCAGGCGTCACCTAAATGCAGATGTAACTTTTGATTTCACCGCAGAGAAGATGTTTAATGGTATATTCTACTGTAAACGGCCGCCGGCAGCTATGGAGAAAAATGAgcatcaaaacaaacaaaccaacagatCACGTGACGTGAGCCAATGCTGCGTCCACTGTATTTTTTACAGTCTATGTAGAAAACTTGGCACTGCAAACTACAGTCCTGCAAGAAAAGAATCTGGACTGCTACGCAGAAGTGTAAACAAGGTTTCAGTGTCATAAGTGCAGAGTGACCCCAGCCGTGCAAATCCCCAACTCTATAACCTCTGGTTCATTGCTTATAGAAACTGGTATTTGTgttcatttatatttgttttaagagaaaatatacagtacagaccaaaggtttggacacacttccccatttgtttgaatgagaaggtgtcgccaaacttttggtctgtacggTAATAcagacagataaaaaaaaaatatcaaagagCATGAAGGAAATACACTCCTCCTGGAAGTACTTCCTACCGACTTACATCAAAGAACTCCCAGGACGTCTTGGCGTGTCCTGTCTCTCGGCTGCGGTCTTTAACTCTCTTGTACGTGACAATGAGATTGTTCCACTTGCGCCGGATTTTTTCCACTGGAAGGATGTGTCCCTTGGAGGCCATCTCCTCCTGGACGCTCTGGAAGAGCTGCGAGCGCTCCCGGGTGTCGTACAGGCCCCAGCGCCGCCCAATGGCCTCGATCAGGCACAAAACGGCCTTGGAGGAGAAATCCGAACCGGAGGAAACCGTCTTCTCTGAAGAAGCAGACGGCATCACTGCAGCTGGAGCGGCACAAGGGAGACTGGTCACAGTCGTTCCAGCTAACGTCTCCGTTTCTCCTGTTAGACTTTAACTCATGTTGTCAAACTCAATCATTTTAGCCTCAATCGGATGTCTGCAGAGCAAAACCACAAAAGACTTCTGAATTTAGCTACATTTGCATCAGAATCTGTTGGCAGACGTTGGGTTAACTTGGTTGTTGTCATGTACGACTTGTATAATTCACTTAAGTGTAATAATTATGATTCAAGCACTCAGTACATGGTTGAG
This window of the Cololabis saira isolate AMF1-May2022 chromosome 21, fColSai1.1, whole genome shotgun sequence genome carries:
- the LOC133421830 gene encoding uncharacterized protein LOC133421830 yields the protein MEGHLRAGGSEVAGMHVKTEEVDESPSALVLGSRESPAPCGEAACRGGGGGGGGGGGAGEQAAEELDEEELQATTTTTTPVLLYPVSTDRFFTTAADGKTYLKIAPAAVMPSASSEKTVSSGSDFSSKAVLCLIEAIGRRWGLYDTRERSQLFQSVQEEMASKGHILPVEKIRRKWNNLIVTYKRVKDRSRETGHAKTSWEFFDLMEATLSDTIGTQIINNKRHKGGSTFSPLSGPMAKIAAKPLPQPATIIRPSGDFASAGGLESVGMAAGQISSCAASSSLSAATISPINAPELKPLILLNGDTSIQSASIVPTPTYISSPCFTETASTSPSLGSASSTDLSSSGCPSRKGSSFTSGVIPFRLSTAPLSHSQNVLGLSSFQPTSSCLPSTIATSLPAATMPGAEGQNQKGSKEQSSFPLFEEILKRQEEQAYLDRVARRRVEAREKRRERREVRMSESLGRIATAMELLSSKQDTIIALLQRLADRK